The Pseudomonadota bacterium genomic sequence CCATCAACGCCAATTGTGATTCGTGACCTTGCGCCGATTCCAGATCAAGGTACATGCTGGGCAATCCACATGACTGGTGGTGTTGATAACTTTATGCACGGCCTTTCACCAGTGTGCATGATGTTCCTATTCATTAAAGACGGTACACCATTCAGCGCAATGGTTTACTACCCTCTTGAAGACGAAACATACACAATTGAAAAAGGTACAAGTGGCTCAGGGCCAGTTTACCGCCTTCGCGTAAACGCTGCGAAAGAGCTTACACCTTCAAGCATTGTTAACCTTTGGAGTTCTCCAACACGCCGTGGTGATAGCAAAGGTATGTCTTACGCAAAACATATTCAAGATCATGAGTTCGGCCTACGTATTACTGGTAACGCCATTCACGATATCCTTCAGTGTGCCTCTGGTAAGATTGATGGCTTCATTGGTGAACACCTTGCGCCAGAAATTAACCTCTTCGCAGACCTTGTGATTAAAGAGTCTGCAGGTGTTGTGACAGATAAAGACGGTGACGCTGTGACTAAAGACAGTGAAACAATCGTGGCATCTAACCTGACTTGCCACAAGTCACTTCTTGAACTTGTGCAGTAATGCATCACCTATTTAGGTAACGACTTAAAGCCCTGCTGTATCAGCAGGGCTTTTTCCTTGTCCCCTGCCCCTATTTCCGTTAGAGTTCTCCTGTTTTGCAAAACAAGAACCAGCCTCAAAAAGGCCACAATAAAAAAGATTTCAATATGTTGAAAAAAACAGTTCATGCTTTACTTGCAGTTTCTATTCTGCTTGCACCGTATAACTTCTCTACAGCACAAAATGAAGTGGGCGACAATAAAATTTCCCTAGACTTTGAAGATGTGGATATCCGTAGTCTGATTCGCTTTATGGCTGAAATCAGTGGTGAAAACTACATTGTCGATAACAAAGTTATTGGCAAAGTTACAGTCATTAGCCCGAAGGAAGTTGACCGTAAGCAAGCGATGGATATCTTCGCAAACCTCCTTCTAGCAAGCGGTTATGCCATTGTTCCTGCAGGTGATGTAAAGCAAATTGTTCCTGCCTCTAAAGTAGGTTCAAGCGCAACGCCTGTTACAGAAGACGAACCTTCTTCTGAGAGCGACATTGTGACACGCGTACTTAAGCCTGAAGCTGGTAACGCAAAAAGTCTCATTGAAATCCTGAAGCCAATGCTGTCTTCAAGTGGTGCGATGACAAGCTACGGCCCTGCCAACCTATTGATGGTAACGGACGCTTACAGCCACGTTAAGCGCATTCAAATGATTGTTGCTGAGCTTGATAAAGCAAGCGCTGGCGGTAGCGTTGAAATGCTGCCTCTTAAGCATGTAGAAGCAAGCACAGCTGCTAATATTATGGACCGTATCTTCTCTGGGAACGCTGAAAACCCAATTAGCATTATCCCTGAGCCAGCTCAAAACCTTCTTATTGTTTCAGCTGATGCGAGCACAATGCAAGATGTACGTCGCGTGCTTAAACGCATTGATGTAGAAGCGCAAAAGAATGTGCGTTCTCTAGATATTATGTACCTCAAGCATGCTGATGCATCAGACATGGCTGAAGTTCTAAACGATTTAATTGAAAAAACAGAAGATGCAGAAAGCAAATCAGCGTCATCAACAGCCTCAGCTCTTAAAGCTGTTGCTGCCTTTAAAGGCCCTGTAAGTGTTGTAGCAGACGTGAGCACAAACGCTCTTGTGCTTTCAGCTGAACCTTCTGATATGTCACTTCTTAAAAACATTGTAAATAAACTTGATATCCCTCGCCTCCAGGTATACATCGAAGCCCTTGTTATGGAAGTGAGTGAAAGTATTTCTAACCAATTTGGTGTAGAATGGCGTAGTGCTGATAACCTTGGCTCTCAAGGTGGTCTTGTGCCATTTGGTGGTCAAAACTTCGGTAGCCTCAACGCGCTATCAGAAAACCCACTTGCTCTGCCAACAGGTTTCTCTATGGGTCTTGCTGGTGCCAGCATTACTTTCCAAGGAACTGAGTACGCAAACATTGGTGCCCTCGTAACAGCTCTACAAGCTGAAAACGATGTAAACATCCTATCGACACCTCAACTCATGACCATGGATAACCAAGAAGCTGAGATTGTTGTGGGTCAAAACGTACCTTTCGTAACAGGTAGCTACACAACAGACGGTAACAACAACAACCCGTTCCAAACAATTGAGCGCCAAGACGTTGGTATTAACCTACGTGTAAAACCACAAATTAGTGATAACGGTTATGTTCGCCTGAACCTGTACCAAGAGATTTCATCTGTAAACCCAACAAACGGTGAAGCTGCAGATATCACAACGCGTAAGCGTAGCCTCAGCACTGTTGTTATGGTGCCAAATGGTAACATGGTTGCTCTAGGTGGTCTTATCCAAGAAGAACAATCAGACAACGTACAGCAAGTCCCTTGCCTCGGTGGTCTGTTCGGTATTGGTGAAGCTTTCAAGAACACATCTCTCACAAACAACAAAACAAACCTGATGGTCTTTATCAAACCGCACATCATTGGTACTTACGACCAAATGGACGGCATTACTTCTGAGAAATACAAGAAGATGCGTGTAATGCAGAAGCAAAACACTTACGGCGGTACAAAAATGCTTGAGCGTACTGACATTGGTGAAGCGGACATCATCCCTGAAGAACTGCGCGATACAAAACCAGCAATGGAAGTTGAAGAGAAAGAAGTCAATGTAGAGCCTAGCATTGAAGAGTTTGAAGTCATTACAGATACGCCAACGATGGCACCTAAAAAGCAAAGTCCATTTGTAGGCGGCGAGCCTCTTGCCTCTGTTGATGAGACACGTATTGATAGTGTGAACCTAAAACTGGCAATGCCTCAAGCGATTG encodes the following:
- a CDS encoding inositol monophosphatase family protein, producing MSTYLSPQINITDTICRKLAPIYRREFGEVERMQAKGDGAREEALEALKKLELLAAKEIKNAYPSTPIVIRDLAPIPDQGTCWAIHMTGGVDNFMHGLSPVCMMFLFIKDGTPFSAMVYYPLEDETYTIEKGTSGSGPVYRLRVNAAKELTPSSIVNLWSSPTRRGDSKGMSYAKHIQDHEFGLRITGNAIHDILQCASGKIDGFIGEHLAPEINLFADLVIKESAGVVTDKDGDAVTKDSETIVASNLTCHKSLLELVQ
- the gspD gene encoding type II secretion system secretin GspD — protein: MLKKTVHALLAVSILLAPYNFSTAQNEVGDNKISLDFEDVDIRSLIRFMAEISGENYIVDNKVIGKVTVISPKEVDRKQAMDIFANLLLASGYAIVPAGDVKQIVPASKVGSSATPVTEDEPSSESDIVTRVLKPEAGNAKSLIEILKPMLSSSGAMTSYGPANLLMVTDAYSHVKRIQMIVAELDKASAGGSVEMLPLKHVEASTAANIMDRIFSGNAENPISIIPEPAQNLLIVSADASTMQDVRRVLKRIDVEAQKNVRSLDIMYLKHADASDMAEVLNDLIEKTEDAESKSASSTASALKAVAAFKGPVSVVADVSTNALVLSAEPSDMSLLKNIVNKLDIPRLQVYIEALVMEVSESISNQFGVEWRSADNLGSQGGLVPFGGQNFGSLNALSENPLALPTGFSMGLAGASITFQGTEYANIGALVTALQAENDVNILSTPQLMTMDNQEAEIVVGQNVPFVTGSYTTDGNNNNPFQTIERQDVGINLRVKPQISDNGYVRLNLYQEISSVNPTNGEAADITTRKRSLSTVVMVPNGNMVALGGLIQEEQSDNVQQVPCLGGLFGIGEAFKNTSLTNNKTNLMVFIKPHIIGTYDQMDGITSEKYKKMRVMQKQNTYGGTKMLERTDIGEADIIPEELRDTKPAMEVEEKEVNVEPSIEEFEVITDTPTMAPKKQSPFVGGEPLASVDETRIDSVNLKLAMPQAIDSGL